In a genomic window of Pseudomonas oryzihabitans:
- a CDS encoding GNAT family N-acetyltransferase — MPLKPLQLPASIRANAGLLTQLQLAPDTCLTYQERWVGIRTPDCPDYYFGNYLLLEQRPTADQIAAWSADFEDLLGSPERLAHRAFVWPEPQAEGPPAGLPGGYDYQHLVSMRLPADAVPQAPALPEGLTMRRLEQATDWQQWRELQADVTPGSEQPEAHRRYLDYQARRYRSLCDSGLGDWWGVFAGEELLAYLGLYRLGRLGRFQAVTTRPDWRRRGLCQALLGTVLWQQRQALEAFVIVAEGEHHAQRLYAKAGFVVEGGIGTLLRTGAGG, encoded by the coding sequence ATGCCCCTGAAGCCGCTGCAGCTCCCCGCGTCCATTCGCGCCAATGCCGGACTCCTCACCCAGCTGCAATTGGCACCCGATACCTGCCTGACCTATCAGGAGCGCTGGGTGGGGATTCGCACGCCAGACTGTCCCGACTACTACTTCGGTAACTACCTGCTGCTGGAGCAGCGTCCCACCGCCGATCAAATAGCCGCCTGGTCAGCCGATTTCGAGGACCTACTTGGCAGCCCGGAGCGCTTGGCCCACCGTGCGTTCGTCTGGCCAGAACCTCAGGCTGAAGGGCCACCAGCGGGCCTGCCTGGCGGCTACGACTATCAGCACCTGGTCTCGATGCGCCTGCCAGCCGATGCCGTACCGCAAGCTCCCGCGCTGCCTGAAGGATTGACGATGCGCCGCCTCGAACAGGCCACCGATTGGCAACAGTGGCGCGAGTTGCAAGCCGACGTCACCCCAGGCAGCGAACAACCCGAGGCCCACCGGCGCTATCTGGACTACCAGGCCCGGCGCTACCGCTCGCTGTGTGACAGCGGTCTGGGCGATTGGTGGGGTGTCTTCGCTGGCGAGGAGCTCCTGGCCTATCTCGGCCTCTATCGCCTCGGTCGACTGGGTCGCTTCCAGGCCGTCACCACCCGCCCGGACTGGCGCCGCCGCGGCCTCTGCCAGGCCCTGCTCGGCACGGTGCTCTGGCAACAGCGCCAGGCGTTGGAGGCCTTCGTGATCGTCGCCGAGGGTGAACATCACGCTCAGCGGCTCTATGCCAAGGCGGGTTTCGTCGTGGAGGGTGGGATAGGTACGTTGCTGCGGACGGGTGCGGGTGGTTAG